One genomic region from Halococcus qingdaonensis encodes:
- the ilvA gene encoding threonine ammonia-lyase, whose product MSESVTFADIEAARERLDDESVVKRTPVERSTSLGELTDSEVHLKMEHLQWTGSFKTRGAYNKIAQLVEDGGTDRVVAASAGNHAQGVALAATTLGIDATIVMPKAAPQAKVDATRGYGARVELVGQDFQAAMDHAQGLVDDEATAFVHAYDDPAIVAGQGTLGIEMYEDCNVDTVIVPIGGGGLISGIATAMNKLSPGTRVVGVQAEGAATVPDSLDKGIPVTLDSVNTIADGIATGGISELTLSLIEEHVDEIVTVTDGEIARAVLLLMERAKQVVEGAGAASVAALLSEDLDVEGETVFALLCGGNLDMTMLRTVLIHALTDREQILRLRVRITDRPGEMNTISSIIGGHGANIRSVRHDRSVPELDVGEAYLVFEIETSGTGHARTVIRSIRDRGYEVSHENA is encoded by the coding sequence ATGAGCGAGTCAGTCACCTTCGCCGACATCGAGGCGGCCCGCGAGCGCCTCGACGACGAGTCGGTCGTCAAACGAACCCCCGTCGAGCGGAGCACCTCGCTCGGCGAACTGACCGACAGCGAGGTCCACCTGAAGATGGAACACCTCCAGTGGACCGGCTCGTTCAAGACGCGCGGTGCGTACAACAAGATCGCACAGCTCGTCGAGGACGGGGGGACCGATCGCGTGGTCGCCGCGAGCGCCGGCAACCACGCCCAGGGGGTCGCGCTTGCGGCGACGACACTCGGCATCGACGCCACGATCGTGATGCCGAAGGCCGCCCCGCAGGCGAAAGTCGACGCGACGCGTGGCTACGGCGCGCGGGTCGAACTCGTCGGTCAGGACTTCCAGGCGGCGATGGATCACGCTCAGGGGCTCGTCGACGACGAGGCGACCGCGTTCGTCCACGCCTACGACGACCCCGCGATCGTCGCTGGACAGGGAACGTTGGGGATCGAGATGTACGAGGACTGCAACGTCGACACCGTCATCGTCCCGATCGGCGGTGGCGGGCTGATCTCGGGCATCGCGACCGCGATGAACAAGCTCTCGCCGGGAACGCGCGTCGTCGGCGTGCAGGCCGAAGGGGCTGCCACAGTACCGGACAGCCTCGACAAGGGGATTCCAGTCACGCTCGATTCGGTCAACACCATCGCCGACGGGATCGCCACCGGTGGGATCTCGGAGCTCACCCTCTCGCTCATCGAGGAACACGTCGACGAGATCGTCACCGTGACCGACGGCGAGATCGCCCGTGCCGTGCTCCTGCTCATGGAGCGTGCCAAACAGGTCGTCGAGGGGGCCGGCGCGGCGTCGGTCGCCGCCCTGCTGAGTGAGGATCTCGACGTCGAGGGCGAGACGGTGTTCGCGCTGCTGTGCGGGGGGAACCTCGACATGACGATGCTGCGCACGGTGTTGATCCACGCGCTCACCGACCGCGAGCAGATCCTCCGCCTGCGCGTGCGCATCACCGACCGCCCCGGCGAGATGAACACGATATCGAGCATCATCGGCGGCCACGGTGCTAACATCCGCAGCGTGCGCCACGACCGCTCGGTGCCCGAACTCGACGTCGGCGAGGCCTACCTCGTCTTCGAGATCGAAACCAGCGGCACCGGCCACGCACGCACCGTCATCCGGTCGATCCGCGATCGCGGCTACGAGGTCAGCCACGAGAACGCCTGA
- the hmgB gene encoding hydroxymethylglutaryl-CoA synthase, which produces MNVGIDAVAIHAGKLRLDLAETLAPALDEEPEKFTKGLGLHASSFPDVEEDIVTMGANAAHKLMERKGLTPDDIGRIDVATESAFDNAKPVSTYVAGCLEQVYDEDFHHANKGERKFACIAGTQSLDDAYNWIRAGRNRGRAALVIATDTALYARGDAGEATQGAGAVAMLIAENPDLVEMSVEQGFGSADETDFLKPNQQFPSVDGQRSVQVYLARMREALEDYESVAEETHPDQFEYIPFHTPFPGMVRKAALLGYRHMIRNTEIEADLTAAIGEQPRPDGFDDEAQYRDAVRDYMDALKETDAYAAWYDDTIEPTLDIARHVGNWYTGSVHVARASALRSAREAGIDMTGKSLLLGSYGSGAQAEIHVETVQEEWTEEIDALDIDEQLAERRDISFAEYEEIHDVHNHDKEIDIDAFTTPSEEFVRDGSGPMDERTYRYVE; this is translated from the coding sequence ATGAACGTCGGCATCGACGCGGTCGCCATCCACGCCGGAAAGCTCAGGCTCGACCTCGCGGAGACGCTCGCCCCCGCGCTGGACGAGGAGCCCGAGAAGTTCACGAAGGGGCTCGGCCTCCACGCGAGTTCGTTCCCCGATGTCGAGGAGGACATCGTGACGATGGGCGCGAACGCCGCGCACAAACTGATGGAGCGCAAGGGGCTCACCCCTGACGACATCGGCCGGATCGACGTCGCCACCGAGAGCGCCTTCGACAACGCCAAACCCGTCTCGACGTACGTCGCGGGCTGTCTCGAACAGGTCTACGACGAGGACTTCCACCACGCGAACAAGGGCGAGCGCAAGTTCGCGTGCATCGCGGGCACACAGAGCCTCGACGACGCCTACAACTGGATCCGCGCCGGGCGCAATCGCGGCCGCGCGGCGCTCGTGATCGCCACCGACACCGCCCTCTACGCGCGCGGCGACGCCGGCGAGGCGACGCAGGGCGCGGGCGCGGTGGCGATGCTCATCGCCGAGAACCCTGACCTCGTCGAAATGAGCGTCGAACAGGGGTTCGGCAGCGCCGACGAGACCGACTTCCTCAAGCCGAACCAGCAGTTCCCGAGCGTCGACGGCCAGCGCTCGGTCCAGGTCTATCTCGCGCGGATGCGCGAAGCCCTGGAGGACTACGAGAGCGTCGCCGAGGAGACCCATCCCGACCAGTTCGAGTATATCCCGTTCCACACGCCGTTCCCCGGCATGGTCAGGAAGGCCGCGCTGCTCGGCTACCGCCACATGATCCGTAACACCGAGATCGAGGCCGACCTCACCGCAGCGATCGGCGAACAGCCCCGACCCGACGGCTTCGACGACGAAGCACAGTACCGCGACGCCGTCCGCGACTACATGGACGCGCTGAAGGAAACCGACGCGTACGCGGCGTGGTACGACGACACGATCGAGCCGACGCTCGACATCGCCCGTCACGTCGGCAACTGGTACACCGGCTCGGTCCACGTCGCCCGCGCGAGCGCGCTCCGCAGCGCCCGCGAGGCGGGGATCGACATGACCGGCAAATCGCTGCTGCTTGGCTCCTATGGCAGCGGCGCACAGGCCGAGATCCACGTCGAAACGGTTCAAGAGGAGTGGACCGAGGAGATCGACGCGCTCGACATCGACGAGCAGCTGGCCGAGCGCCGCGACATCTCCTTCGCGGAGTACGAAGAGATCCACGACGTCCACAACCACGACAAGGAGATCGACATCGACGCGTTCACCACCCCGAGCGAGGAGTTCGTCCGCGACGGCTCCGGCCCGATGGACGAACGGACCTACCGCTACGTCGAGTAG